A window from Nycticebus coucang isolate mNycCou1 chromosome X, mNycCou1.pri, whole genome shotgun sequence encodes these proteins:
- the LOC128577277 gene encoding uncharacterized protein LOC128577277 isoform X3, with the protein MDVLVSVNSIQVSLYMGILLLPMVVLYFWPQAIIPPQPPKAFGVIKVFSLSSTSQLIHRRLQTCVRRNCWKTSYEGEEKERSSRG; encoded by the exons TGTAAATTCCATCCAGGTGTCTTTGT acatggggatcttgcttttgcccaTGGTGGTCTTatacttctggcctcaagcaatcatcccgcctcagcctcccaaagcgttTGGGGTTATAAag GTCTTCAGTCTCAGTTCAACTTCCCAGCTCATTCACCGAAGACTGCAGACTTGTGTCAG GAGGAACTGTTGGAAGActtcatatgaaggagaagaaaaggaaagaagcagcAGAGGATGA
- the LOC128577277 gene encoding uncharacterized protein LOC128577277 isoform X4, which yields MDVLVSVNSIQVSLYMGILLLPMVVLYFWPQAIIPPQPPKAFGVIKVFSLSSTSQLIHRRLQTCVRGCFVFIPQEELLEDFI from the exons TGTAAATTCCATCCAGGTGTCTTTGT acatggggatcttgcttttgcccaTGGTGGTCTTatacttctggcctcaagcaatcatcccgcctcagcctcccaaagcgttTGGGGTTATAAag GTCTTCAGTCTCAGTTCAACTTCCCAGCTCATTCACCGAAGACTGCAGACTTGTGTCAG GGGGTGCTTCGTATTTATTCCTCAGGAGGAACTGTTGGAAGActtcatatga
- the LOC128577277 gene encoding uncharacterized protein LOC128577277 isoform X2 has protein sequence MDVLVSVNSIQVSLYMGILLLPMVVLYFWPQAIIPPQPPKAFGVIKWFLFRFILLHLQVFSLSSTSQLIHRRLQTCVRVSMKIFVKCLS, from the exons TGTAAATTCCATCCAGGTGTCTTTGT acatggggatcttgcttttgcccaTGGTGGTCTTatacttctggcctcaagcaatcatcccgcctcagcctcccaaagcgttTGGGGTTATAAag TGGTTTCTTTTCAGGTTCATTCTCCTCCATCTTCAGGTCTTCAGTCTCAGTTCAACTTCCCAGCTCATTCACCGAAGACTGCAGACTTGTGTCAG GGTTTCTATGAAGATATTTGTAAAGTGTTTGTCATAG
- the LOC128577277 gene encoding uncharacterized protein LOC128577277 isoform X5, protein MDVLVSVNSIQVSLYMGILLLPMVVLYFWPQAIIPPQPPKAFGVIKVFSLSSTSQLIHRRLQTCVRVSMKIFVKCLS, encoded by the exons TGTAAATTCCATCCAGGTGTCTTTGT acatggggatcttgcttttgcccaTGGTGGTCTTatacttctggcctcaagcaatcatcccgcctcagcctcccaaagcgttTGGGGTTATAAag GTCTTCAGTCTCAGTTCAACTTCCCAGCTCATTCACCGAAGACTGCAGACTTGTGTCAG GGTTTCTATGAAGATATTTGTAAAGTGTTTGTCATAG
- the LOC128577277 gene encoding uncharacterized protein LOC128577277 isoform X1, giving the protein MDVLVSVNSIQVSLYMGILLLPMVVLYFWPQAIIPPQPPKAFGVIKVFSLSSTSQLIHRRLQTCVSMGGIHGYSSLFDCFTNGKEPHVAAQKIFHHWKLRLE; this is encoded by the exons TGTAAATTCCATCCAGGTGTCTTTGT acatggggatcttgcttttgcccaTGGTGGTCTTatacttctggcctcaagcaatcatcccgcctcagcctcccaaagcgttTGGGGTTATAAag GTCTTCAGTCTCAGTTCAACTTCCCAGCTCATTCACCGAAGACTGCAGACTTGTGTCAG TATGGGTGGGATTCATGGATACAGTTCCTTGTTTGACTGCTTCACTAATGGAAAGGAGCCCCATGTTGCAGCACAGAAGATTTTCCATCATTGGAAGTTAAG gttggagtaa